The following proteins are encoded in a genomic region of Lactiplantibacillus plantarum:
- a CDS encoding DUF3021 domain-containing protein: MKRLWHTLLIGAIGDIVIGYLMALGFSTFFNTTYLFPSNPTFVSHWSSPLAATQLSTLLWILIGEVWAFSSWLFEIETWSITKQTIAHCLCSYLGMTPLAILCGWFPLNVRWFGFYTLVYTGVYIGLWLIEMALARIKVIQLNQQLTNHRS; the protein is encoded by the coding sequence ATGAAAAGACTTTGGCACACCCTTTTGATTGGCGCCATTGGAGACATCGTTATCGGCTACTTAATGGCCTTGGGGTTCTCAACCTTCTTTAATACCACCTATTTATTTCCTTCTAATCCCACTTTTGTCAGCCACTGGTCCTCGCCCTTAGCCGCCACCCAGCTTTCGACATTATTGTGGATTCTGATTGGTGAAGTTTGGGCATTCAGTAGCTGGCTATTCGAAATTGAAACGTGGTCGATTACGAAACAAACCATTGCTCATTGTCTGTGTTCTTACCTAGGGATGACCCCACTTGCGATTCTCTGTGGCTGGTTTCCATTAAACGTTCGCTGGTTTGGCTTCTATACCTTGGTTTACACCGGAGTCTATATCGGTCTATGGTTAATTGAAATGGCACTCGCCCGCATCAAAGTCATCCAGCTAAACCAACAGCTTACCAACCACCGGTCATAA
- a CDS encoding cation-transporting P-type ATPase, with protein MIKDDNQSLTSNEEQNDTQNPPDADNLWQLDESALAAKYATDPENGLSTAEAAERLQHNGRNELETKRTSRFVQFIKQFNNSIIYILAAAAVLTFFMHHYSDSIVIGLVIIANAIIGYVQERQAGNALERIREMLISKNFVIRDGKKLEIDARELVVGDLVNLEAGDAVPADMRLISADNFNVQESVLTGETNPVEKQEEPMTETTPALADRKNMVYASTAVTSGSAVGIVTATAEDTEIGHIQQSVSDVKQTTTPLMRNLNSLGVGLSIAIVVAAVLLFLLGMVMDTYSLPTLLIAVITMVVGSMPEGLPASTSVVLAMGTRQMTKKNVIVKSLPAVETLGAVDIVNTDKTGTLTKNEMTVTKVVTPEHTFDVTGVGYDDNGGVNFDGHLKLNGNKVDWHQDNAMEWLVKIAGQTTDAELHFENNRWELTGEPTDGALTTLYRKMTGHDPEVEEVDSLPFDSAFRFSARLADLDGQRLLMVKGSPATVLRLTDQATQTAYWDDAMDDLTADGLRVVALAYQEVDDDVTTIDAQAIGGLHLAGLVGIIDPPREEAATAIAELRQAGVQVKMITGDHPDTAMAIANKLNLAANVKAITGPEIDAMDDQQLQAHIDDYNVFARATPNNKLRIVRAQQANNHVVSMTGDGVNDAPALKQADIGVAMGIKGTEVAKESADMVLADDDFADIVAAVREGRHVFDNIRKTIRFLLPTSFAEGLVVIISILMGHELPLYPTQLLWINMVSALTIQFAFIFEPPEAGIMARGPRNVKSGLLSKLDYFEIGYVSFLISGLGIFAYNYLTALGLPNVVGSTMSLNIIIFGKIFYLFNLRNDHPVISKYFFQNKMAFYIIGILILLQLGIIYLPFMQSVFHTTSINFWYGWGIPIICGIVVLIVTEVGKFIRFRWMGKDGVID; from the coding sequence ATGATAAAAGATGACAATCAGTCGTTAACCTCTAATGAAGAGCAAAACGACACCCAGAACCCTCCCGATGCGGATAACTTATGGCAGCTTGATGAATCAGCCTTAGCCGCAAAGTACGCCACCGATCCTGAGAATGGATTGAGCACTGCTGAAGCTGCCGAACGTTTACAACATAACGGTCGCAACGAACTGGAGACCAAGCGTACGTCTCGGTTCGTTCAATTCATCAAGCAGTTTAATAACAGTATTATCTACATTTTAGCCGCAGCAGCGGTCTTAACGTTCTTCATGCACCACTATTCCGATTCTATCGTTATTGGACTGGTTATTATTGCCAATGCCATCATTGGTTATGTCCAAGAACGCCAAGCTGGCAACGCGCTAGAACGGATTCGTGAAATGCTGATTTCCAAGAATTTCGTCATCCGTGATGGAAAAAAACTGGAAATTGACGCCCGCGAATTAGTCGTTGGTGACTTAGTCAACTTAGAAGCCGGTGACGCGGTTCCTGCCGATATGCGCTTGATTTCAGCGGATAACTTTAACGTCCAAGAATCCGTGCTGACAGGGGAGACTAATCCCGTGGAGAAACAAGAAGAACCGATGACTGAGACCACGCCAGCTTTGGCTGACCGTAAGAATATGGTTTACGCGTCAACCGCGGTGACTAGCGGTTCGGCCGTCGGAATCGTAACGGCTACCGCCGAAGATACCGAAATCGGTCATATCCAGCAGTCTGTTAGCGACGTCAAACAAACCACTACCCCACTGATGCGTAATCTGAACTCACTGGGGGTTGGCTTATCCATCGCCATCGTGGTGGCAGCCGTCCTATTATTCCTATTAGGAATGGTCATGGATACCTATAGTTTGCCAACTTTACTAATTGCGGTTATTACGATGGTCGTTGGTTCTATGCCAGAAGGACTGCCCGCTAGTACCTCGGTGGTCTTAGCCATGGGAACCCGGCAGATGACGAAGAAAAACGTCATTGTCAAGTCACTACCCGCCGTGGAAACTTTAGGTGCCGTAGATATCGTTAACACCGATAAGACTGGGACGTTGACGAAAAATGAAATGACGGTCACTAAGGTCGTGACGCCTGAGCATACGTTTGATGTGACGGGGGTCGGTTATGATGATAATGGTGGCGTTAACTTCGATGGCCATCTCAAGCTCAATGGCAACAAAGTCGACTGGCACCAAGATAACGCGATGGAATGGCTCGTTAAGATTGCCGGCCAAACGACCGACGCCGAGCTACACTTCGAAAATAATCGCTGGGAACTGACTGGTGAACCAACCGATGGTGCCTTGACGACGCTGTATCGTAAAATGACTGGTCATGATCCTGAGGTTGAAGAAGTCGACTCGCTACCATTCGATTCCGCCTTCCGTTTTTCTGCTCGCCTGGCCGACTTAGATGGTCAACGCTTACTAATGGTCAAGGGCTCACCCGCGACTGTCCTGCGTTTAACTGACCAAGCTACCCAAACGGCATACTGGGATGACGCCATGGACGACTTAACCGCCGATGGTTTGCGCGTGGTGGCGCTGGCTTACCAAGAAGTCGATGATGACGTGACTACCATTGATGCACAAGCCATTGGTGGGCTGCATTTAGCTGGCTTAGTCGGAATCATTGACCCGCCTCGTGAAGAAGCGGCTACCGCGATCGCCGAATTACGGCAAGCGGGCGTGCAAGTTAAAATGATTACGGGGGACCACCCTGATACGGCGATGGCAATTGCCAACAAGTTGAACTTGGCCGCCAATGTCAAAGCGATTACTGGTCCCGAAATCGACGCGATGGACGATCAGCAGTTACAAGCACACATCGATGATTATAACGTCTTCGCACGGGCAACACCGAATAACAAATTACGGATTGTTCGTGCCCAACAGGCCAATAATCACGTCGTTTCGATGACTGGCGATGGGGTCAACGACGCCCCGGCCCTCAAGCAAGCCGATATTGGGGTTGCTATGGGAATCAAGGGGACCGAAGTTGCTAAGGAATCCGCCGATATGGTCCTGGCCGATGATGACTTTGCTGATATCGTCGCCGCCGTTCGTGAAGGGCGCCACGTCTTCGATAACATTCGTAAGACGATTCGCTTCTTACTCCCAACTAGTTTCGCGGAAGGCCTCGTTGTCATCATTAGTATTTTAATGGGCCACGAACTTCCGCTGTACCCGACGCAATTACTGTGGATCAATATGGTGTCCGCGCTGACCATCCAGTTTGCGTTCATCTTTGAGCCACCCGAGGCCGGCATCATGGCCCGGGGTCCCCGGAATGTTAAGTCTGGGTTGTTGTCAAAATTAGATTACTTTGAAATCGGCTATGTCTCCTTCCTAATTTCTGGCTTGGGGATCTTCGCCTACAACTACTTGACCGCACTTGGATTACCAAATGTCGTCGGTAGTACCATGTCACTGAACATCATCATCTTTGGTAAGATTTTCTACCTCTTCAACTTGCGGAATGACCACCCCGTCATTTCCAAGTACTTCTTCCAAAATAAGATGGCGTTCTACATCATTGGTATTCTGATTCTCTTACAACTGGGAATCATTTACCTACCATTCATGCAATCCGTCTTCCATACGACTAGCATCAACTTCTGGTATGGTTGGGGCATCCCGATTATCTGTGGGATCGTCGTCTTGATTGTGACCGAGGTCGGGAAGTTTATTCGGTTCCGATGGATGGGAAAAGATGGCGTGATTGATTAG
- a CDS encoding amino acid permease produces the protein MQRKLSTGQMQMIALGGTIGVGLFMGSSSTIKWTGPSVLIAYIVSGAFLYLIMRALGEMLYVDPNTGSFAKFASEYIHPVFGYLTAWSNIFQFVVVGMSEMIALGGYCRYWWPNLPDWIPGLIAIVFLCAANLISVKMFGTLETWFSLIKVVTIILMIIAGLGLIIFGIGNGGHPIGISNLWTHGGFFTGGVKGFVFALAIVLASYQGIELIGVTAGEAENPQSTIVKAIRSTVARILIFYVGAIFVIVSIYPWDKLSQIGSPFVQTFAKIGITAAASIINFVVITASLSGTNSGIYSASRMTYTLAESHQLPRKMTLLNRHGVPFYSVIAIATGILIGVVLNVVLPMFFKDASEIFVMVYSSSVLPGMVPWFVILVSQIAFRKQNAAKMANHPFKMPLSPYSNYLTLAFLALTLVFMFINPETRYSILVGVVFLVIMTLIYFRKYAGNKEETL, from the coding sequence ATGCAGAGAAAATTAAGTACGGGCCAGATGCAAATGATTGCACTGGGCGGCACGATCGGAGTGGGCCTATTTATGGGATCCAGCTCAACGATCAAGTGGACCGGGCCGTCAGTGCTAATTGCGTACATCGTATCAGGGGCCTTTCTATACCTGATTATGCGGGCACTAGGTGAGATGCTGTATGTCGATCCGAATACCGGTTCGTTTGCCAAGTTTGCTTCTGAATATATTCACCCCGTTTTTGGATACTTGACGGCTTGGAGCAACATTTTTCAGTTCGTCGTTGTTGGGATGAGTGAGATGATTGCACTAGGCGGCTACTGCCGGTATTGGTGGCCGAACTTGCCAGATTGGATTCCGGGCCTAATTGCCATTGTATTCTTATGCGCGGCCAACCTTATCTCGGTTAAAATGTTTGGGACGCTGGAAACCTGGTTCTCACTTATTAAAGTGGTGACGATTATTCTGATGATTATTGCCGGTTTAGGTCTGATTATTTTTGGTATTGGTAACGGCGGTCATCCAATTGGAATCAGTAACCTGTGGACCCATGGTGGTTTCTTCACTGGTGGGGTGAAGGGCTTTGTCTTCGCACTAGCAATTGTGTTGGCGTCGTATCAAGGGATTGAATTGATTGGAGTCACAGCTGGTGAAGCTGAAAATCCACAAAGCACGATCGTTAAAGCGATTCGTTCAACGGTTGCCCGGATTTTAATCTTTTACGTGGGGGCCATCTTCGTAATTGTCAGCATTTACCCCTGGGATAAGTTAAGCCAGATTGGTTCACCGTTTGTACAGACATTTGCCAAAATTGGGATTACCGCTGCGGCTTCGATTATCAACTTCGTGGTTATTACGGCTTCCTTATCGGGAACAAATTCTGGAATTTATAGTGCGAGTCGAATGACTTACACGTTGGCGGAAAGTCACCAGTTACCAAGGAAGATGACTTTATTAAATCGTCATGGAGTACCATTTTATTCCGTTATTGCGATTGCGACCGGGATTCTAATTGGAGTCGTCTTGAATGTTGTATTACCAATGTTTTTCAAGGACGCTAGCGAGATTTTCGTGATGGTTTACAGTTCGAGTGTCTTGCCCGGTATGGTACCGTGGTTTGTTATTCTAGTGAGTCAAATTGCGTTCCGTAAGCAAAACGCGGCCAAGATGGCGAACCATCCTTTTAAAATGCCATTATCACCCTATTCAAATTATTTAACGTTGGCCTTCCTCGCGTTAACACTGGTCTTCATGTTTATTAATCCGGAAACGCGCTACTCAATTTTAGTCGGTGTTGTATTTCTGGTCATCATGACATTGATTTATTTCCGTAAATACGCCGGTAACAAGGAAGAAACGTTGTAA
- a CDS encoding NADPH-dependent FMN reductase produces MFKIAIILGSTRSQANGRALFNHLKLIIDQLPTHSTIHYQFLDLANYQLPLFDEPEPPMANPHRELPANQQQWLTDMASADGYIILTPEYNHAMPAGLKNAFDFLAFEGARKPAKIISYSDNMRGGQFGAAALVPVLQRLGIVVLPKPTPIGNVPQTLQSNGHFIDNAPLSKRYDHTLHQALTEITYYTTVLTTTPFPTD; encoded by the coding sequence ATGTTTAAAATTGCAATCATCTTAGGGAGTACCCGGTCACAGGCTAACGGCCGCGCTTTATTTAACCATCTAAAATTAATCATTGACCAATTACCGACTCATTCTACGATTCACTACCAATTTTTAGATTTGGCCAACTATCAACTTCCCCTTTTCGACGAACCCGAGCCACCGATGGCGAACCCGCACCGCGAGCTACCTGCTAACCAGCAGCAATGGCTCACCGATATGGCTAGTGCGGACGGTTACATTATCCTGACACCCGAATACAATCACGCAATGCCAGCTGGATTGAAAAACGCCTTCGATTTTTTGGCATTCGAAGGCGCCCGTAAACCGGCTAAGATTATCTCATATTCTGACAATATGCGCGGCGGTCAATTTGGGGCGGCCGCACTAGTTCCAGTTCTCCAACGATTAGGAATAGTCGTCCTCCCTAAACCAACGCCCATTGGTAACGTACCACAAACCCTTCAAAGTAACGGTCACTTTATCGATAACGCGCCCCTGAGCAAACGCTACGATCATACACTTCACCAAGCTTTGACTGAAATCACCTACTATACCACGGTTCTTACCACTACGCCGTTTCCAACCGATTAA
- a CDS encoding ArsR/SmtB family transcription factor — MNIEISKQDQADQQRVAIFKALADANRLRIIRVLYQAQREMTCSEVGAQLNISKSTVSYHFKTLRLVGLTNTRRKAQTKYLSLQLATFDRFLPGFLATL, encoded by the coding sequence ATGAATATCGAAATAAGCAAACAAGATCAGGCTGATCAGCAACGAGTGGCGATTTTCAAAGCACTGGCCGATGCTAACCGATTACGGATTATCCGGGTGCTCTATCAAGCACAACGGGAAATGACTTGCAGCGAAGTGGGGGCGCAATTAAATATCAGCAAGTCAACCGTCTCTTATCACTTTAAGACCTTGCGGTTAGTGGGTCTCACCAATACGCGACGAAAGGCACAGACGAAGTATCTATCCTTACAATTAGCGACCTTTGACCGGTTTTTACCGGGGTTCTTAGCAACGCTTTAG
- a CDS encoding MarR family winged helix-turn-helix transcriptional regulator, producing the protein MTTPLVSQLMTELNQFLTQDSVDDQEKRWAMQQTTDPQLQAALKQLSTTDIKIMAYLGQHGPSRAKTLPVPTGLSQATISRGLTKLARLELATKYRDLTNNKEVLVRLTALGEAGAELHTQLDAAIAAKAQAIVDDYSDAELTRFVSLMRRIREIKL; encoded by the coding sequence ATGACAACACCATTAGTTAGTCAGTTGATGACGGAACTAAATCAATTTTTGACGCAGGATAGCGTTGATGATCAAGAAAAACGCTGGGCCATGCAACAAACGACTGATCCGCAATTACAAGCGGCATTAAAACAACTATCGACGACGGATATTAAAATTATGGCGTATCTGGGACAGCACGGGCCAAGTCGAGCTAAGACACTGCCGGTACCAACGGGTCTCTCACAAGCAACGATTTCTCGCGGCTTGACCAAATTAGCCCGGTTAGAATTGGCGACTAAGTATCGTGATTTGACCAATAATAAAGAAGTTCTCGTACGATTGACGGCGCTGGGTGAAGCGGGTGCCGAGCTGCATACTCAGTTGGATGCGGCGATTGCAGCCAAGGCACAAGCGATTGTCGATGACTACTCTGACGCGGAACTGACACGCTTTGTTAGCCTCATGCGCCGGATTCGTGAAATTAAGCTTTAG
- a CDS encoding PspC domain-containing protein has translation MKIDIHRSATDRVIAGVIGGIAEHFNWNTNVTRLLFVVLAITPMFPGIIAYLILWLLMKDPIKD, from the coding sequence ATGAAGATCGATATTCATCGTTCCGCAACGGACCGGGTGATTGCCGGTGTCATTGGTGGAATTGCCGAACATTTTAACTGGAATACTAACGTTACCCGGCTATTATTTGTTGTTTTAGCAATTACACCCATGTTCCCTGGTATCATCGCTTACCTGATTCTCTGGTTATTAATGAAGGACCCCATCAAGGATTAG
- a CDS encoding LytTR family DNA-binding domain-containing protein gives MSRFYTVNKRLYCETTTGTYLVHSHLHTLMDQLPPHQFLRISSSEIVRIACIKNFTLTKWGSFQVNLTTGTTTYASRRYTQQIGKAAQL, from the coding sequence GTGTCACGTTTTTACACTGTCAATAAACGACTTTATTGTGAAACAACCACTGGTACTTACCTCGTTCACAGCCACTTACACACTTTAATGGACCAACTGCCACCCCACCAATTTCTACGTATTTCTAGTAGTGAAATTGTGCGAATCGCCTGTATTAAAAATTTTACCTTAACCAAATGGGGTAGCTTTCAAGTCAACCTAACAACTGGCACAACAACATACGCATCACGACGCTATACCCAACAAATTGGAAAGGCGGCACAATTATGA
- a CDS encoding MFS transporter, producing the protein MDDAERERGPWHRNLIVLWFCTFVAGMAFSEIMPFLSLFVSQLGDFTKAQITFYSGLAFAADYAISAISAPLWGIIADKKGRKIMLLRASLGMAVAMGLMGFVTNVWQLVALRALQGVFAGFISNAQALVASQTPRKYSGRALSTLITGAVSGQLFGPVIGGLLAQLFSIRNTFFITAGLLMVAFLLSLFFVQEHFKPVAHHREPGDSRNPLAAFQNPRLIIVMLCSTAIVQFGNASIAPIISLYVRELMHYRGPITVVAGIIAALPGISNIFSAPRLGCYGDQHGSGKVLLFGYIFAVIMYFPQGIVTSVVALGILRFAIGISDGALYPEIQTVLTKNTPVHLTSTIFSYNQSFQAIGNMFGALLGGLVAGWFNYNAVFIMTALLLLINLGLILWLVPDIWKNGKRAVS; encoded by the coding sequence GTGGATGACGCAGAACGTGAACGCGGACCATGGCATCGTAATTTGATTGTTTTATGGTTTTGTACGTTCGTTGCGGGAATGGCATTTAGCGAAATTATGCCATTTCTTTCATTATTTGTTAGTCAGTTGGGTGATTTCACGAAGGCCCAGATTACATTTTATAGCGGGTTAGCTTTTGCAGCTGATTACGCGATTTCAGCAATTTCGGCACCACTGTGGGGCATCATTGCTGATAAAAAAGGTCGTAAGATCATGCTATTGCGCGCGTCCCTAGGGATGGCAGTTGCGATGGGGTTAATGGGTTTTGTAACGAATGTCTGGCAACTAGTTGCCTTGCGCGCGCTACAAGGTGTGTTTGCGGGCTTTATTTCTAATGCCCAAGCCTTAGTCGCGTCCCAAACGCCACGTAAATATAGTGGACGGGCGTTGAGCACTTTGATCACTGGTGCCGTTAGTGGTCAATTGTTTGGCCCAGTGATTGGGGGCTTGCTAGCCCAATTGTTTTCGATTCGAAACACGTTTTTTATTACGGCCGGATTATTAATGGTGGCGTTTTTGTTGAGTCTGTTCTTTGTACAGGAACACTTCAAACCAGTCGCACATCATCGTGAACCAGGTGACAGTCGCAATCCTTTAGCAGCGTTTCAAAATCCGCGCTTGATTATTGTGATGTTATGTTCGACGGCCATCGTCCAATTTGGAAACGCCTCGATTGCACCAATCATTAGTTTATACGTTCGTGAATTGATGCATTACCGTGGCCCGATTACGGTTGTGGCCGGAATTATCGCAGCTTTACCGGGTATTTCAAACATCTTTTCAGCACCGCGCCTTGGATGTTATGGTGATCAGCACGGTTCTGGTAAGGTATTGTTATTTGGCTATATTTTTGCGGTGATTATGTATTTCCCACAAGGCATTGTTACGAGCGTCGTGGCCCTCGGTATTTTGCGGTTTGCCATTGGGATTTCCGATGGCGCACTATATCCAGAGATTCAAACGGTTTTGACTAAGAATACGCCAGTACATCTTACCTCAACGATTTTTAGCTATAATCAATCTTTTCAAGCTATTGGCAATATGTTCGGCGCCTTGCTCGGTGGTTTGGTGGCTGGTTGGTTCAATTACAACGCGGTATTCATTATGACGGCGTTACTTTTGTTAATTAACCTAGGTTTAATTTTGTGGTTAGTTCCTGATATTTGGAAGAACGGCAAACGGGCAGTTTCCTAG
- a CDS encoding NUDIX hydrolase — MANYIKEIRALVGHKPIILNTAAGILVNDQQQVLLNLRTDTHNWSLPGGYLEYGETYATACVREYKEDSGIDVEVVDRIGIFDKGETAYPNGDVAQTISALFLVKPIGGHVLTQATDETLKLDYFDFDNLPPLLNQQNADMIHAAQEYLQTHSATK, encoded by the coding sequence ATGGCAAATTACATTAAAGAAATTCGGGCTTTGGTTGGTCACAAACCAATCATTTTGAATACGGCTGCTGGTATTTTAGTCAACGATCAGCAACAAGTCTTGCTGAACCTTCGTACCGATACGCATAACTGGAGTTTACCCGGTGGCTATCTAGAATACGGTGAGACGTATGCCACGGCCTGCGTGCGGGAATATAAGGAAGATAGTGGCATTGATGTCGAAGTTGTTGATCGCATCGGCATCTTTGATAAAGGCGAGACGGCCTATCCTAACGGCGATGTAGCTCAAACAATCAGTGCACTCTTTCTTGTAAAACCCATTGGCGGCCACGTTCTGACCCAAGCCACTGATGAAACACTCAAACTCGACTACTTTGACTTCGACAACTTGCCGCCATTGTTAAATCAACAAAATGCAGATATGATTCACGCCGCCCAGGAATATTTACAGACCCATTCGGCAACCAAATAA
- a CDS encoding Hsp20/alpha crystallin family protein yields the protein MANTLMNRNDFGMLDPFERMARSFWAPLENMDQVLKTDINETDDQYQVKVDVPGIDKQDVKLDYRDNVLSIKVQKDSFVDHEDQDQNIVMNERHTGTLQRQYMLPNVAADKITASQADGVLTITLPKTQPSANDGQIEIQ from the coding sequence ATGGCTAATACTTTAATGAATCGGAACGATTTCGGCATGTTGGATCCGTTTGAACGGATGGCACGCTCCTTCTGGGCACCATTAGAAAACATGGATCAAGTATTGAAGACCGACATTAACGAAACTGATGATCAGTATCAAGTGAAGGTTGATGTCCCTGGTATTGATAAGCAAGATGTGAAGTTGGATTATCGTGACAATGTGTTGTCTATCAAGGTTCAAAAAGATAGCTTTGTGGATCATGAAGATCAAGACCAAAACATTGTGATGAATGAGCGTCATACTGGCACCTTGCAACGGCAGTATATGTTACCAAACGTTGCGGCGGATAAAATTACGGCATCCCAAGCTGACGGTGTCTTAACGATTACGTTACCTAAGACCCAGCCGAGCGCGAATGACGGTCAAATCGAAATTCAATAA
- a CDS encoding alpha/beta fold hydrolase, producing MHFITSDHVQLDYTDEGQGQPIVILTGFGGAKDIWRAQIPVLIQAGYRVINLDGRCQGLSEHTAKGLRMSRRAVDAHELIEKLQLEQPILLGNSMGAATWFAYVSLYGDTGIKALIDVDQTPRMINTPHWQYGFKQVQWQDIPDYFRMPLGHSTFKHIDDATYARVKAVEAQAPFDAKLMFPLLVNHAVQDWRDVIRQLTVPFLIIAGAKSPFFNPDFAAVTAQMALRGQSVVIPEAGHIVMAEQSAAFNKALLEFLATC from the coding sequence ATGCATTTTATCACGTCAGATCACGTTCAGTTAGATTATACGGATGAAGGCCAGGGGCAGCCAATCGTTATTTTGACGGGATTTGGTGGCGCTAAGGATATTTGGCGCGCTCAAATCCCGGTACTGATTCAGGCGGGCTACCGGGTCATTAATTTAGATGGGCGGTGCCAAGGTTTATCCGAGCACACGGCGAAAGGCTTACGTATGAGTCGTCGCGCGGTGGATGCGCATGAATTGATTGAAAAATTACAACTCGAACAACCAATTTTACTCGGTAATTCGATGGGGGCCGCGACTTGGTTTGCGTACGTGTCATTGTATGGTGATACAGGAATTAAGGCCCTGATCGACGTGGATCAAACGCCGCGGATGATCAATACACCGCACTGGCAATATGGGTTCAAACAGGTTCAATGGCAGGATATTCCGGACTATTTTAGAATGCCGCTGGGACACTCGACGTTTAAGCACATCGATGATGCGACGTATGCGCGCGTCAAGGCAGTAGAAGCGCAGGCACCGTTCGATGCGAAATTAATGTTTCCATTGTTGGTTAACCACGCGGTTCAGGATTGGCGGGATGTGATCCGCCAATTGACCGTACCGTTCTTGATCATTGCGGGCGCCAAGTCACCGTTCTTCAATCCCGACTTTGCGGCAGTGACTGCTCAAATGGCACTACGAGGACAGAGTGTGGTCATTCCGGAAGCTGGTCATATCGTGATGGCGGAACAGTCGGCAGCATTTAATAAGGCGTTGTTGGAATTTTTGGCGACGTGCTAA